gtgctaaatgacattgtatccttgggcaaggcacttcaccctacttgcctcgggggaatgtccctgtacttactgtaagttgctctggataagagtgtctgctaaatgacactAACACACTTACAAGCATTCAAGTGCCAGACATAAGTATAAGTACGTTATAAGTTACAATATTTTGTGCTCTAGGATTAACCTTGGATtggttgtgtgtgattgagcaaCAGCATCCATCCTGCCAGTTAACAAGCAACAGAAAGCAACCAGACCACAGTGTGAAATGGTTGTAAAAAGTTTTCTATAACCTTTCTGACTGTTATATATGGCAAAAAAGCTAATTTAGTTTGACTGGATTGTGTTATttcaataacccccccccccccccaccccacacacacacttttcataaacaaacacagcaaAGTGGCAGTTTTGTAAGTAGGACGTTGCCGTTGTGTTAATGGCCAcctttgcacacacacgcaggcactcacacacagccacacacacatcctcctgcCACGGCATTCAAATGGAGGCAAGGGTAGGGGAGGCGGAGTGGAggccagggtgagagggtggaagggaggcggagtggaggccagggtgagaggtggaagggaggcggagtggaggccagggtgagagggtggaagggaggcggagtggaggccagggtgagagggtggaaggagagagggtcagaAGAGACAAAGCCCAAATCCAATGAAATAAGCCAACTGGTCCAGTGTGCTTAATGAATGAATATGGGGGCCTAATGACTCACAAGCCTATTATTAGCTTCCAACCCTGAtgcagaagggggagagaaagtgtgtgtgtgtgtgNNNNNNNNNNNNNNNNNNNNNNNNNNNNNNNNNNNNNNNNNNNNNNNNNNNNNNNNNNNNNNNNNNNNNNNNNNNNNNNNNNNNNNNNNNNNNNNNNNNNNNNNNNNNNNNNNNNNNNNNNNNNNNNNNNNNNNNNNNNNNNNNNNNNNNNNNNNNNNNNNNNNNNNNNNNNNNNNNNNNNNNNNNNNNNNNNNNNNNNNCACCGGCTGTGCTTCATTTACTTATTGAGCTGCTGTCAGGCCGACGTAACCTCCACAGTGTGAGCCGCCCGCCGCCTGTTATCAAGACGAATAAATATTGATTCACTCTTTCCGTCTTCCCATCCTTCCCCTTCCGGAGGAGACCAATTTCGACCTGGCTCCGGCAGGCAGGCGTGACGTTTGGAAGCTCGGCAGAGGCGCCCTCCGCTCGGGCGGCATTGATCAACCCCAAAGTCTTTCATTATTCACAACTTTATCTGCAATTCATACTGTAACACTCCCTCTGCGTTTCACCCCAGCAAATCCGAAAATCCTAAATCCGTAACGTTTCATTCTGCGCCTCTCATTACCATGAGCGAATGGAAAATTACGCTGAATATGGAAATGGGGACAAAAATATGCTTTGGGTGCGTAAATAAGAGAGTTTCATCACAAAAATTGACAGATTTAAATTGAATTTTCAAATGGAATATGAATATCATAATGGGTGGTTGGCTTTGGTTGAGCTTAATGTTTAATGGGTGGTGAAACTCATTTGGGTCTATTTCCAACCCAAGGTCATTTTTAAAGGGTAAATGGGATTGTCAACAGAGCGCACTGAGTGGAATTGTAATTCTTAGACTGCAGCAGAagtctattgtgtgtgtgtgtgtgtgtgtgtgtgtgtgtgtgtgtgtgtgtgtgtgtgtgtgtgtggtatatggCATCACAGGGGACACAGAGAAGAAGGCATTAGGGTTTCTTTTATCCAAATTCAGCCTAATGTGCTTATGGACTCCCTGTGATGTCGCAGTTTGACTGACAAATGGAAACATATTAAATATCCCTTTAATGTTGGCATACACAGATGAAAACATATTAAGTATCCCTATAGACATACACTGATATCCCAGGGCCATGCAAAGCGTCTGCAATGATTTCTAATTACATCTTTAACTATTGCCCCCTATTGATTGTCTGTCCTGCAGACATTGACTTTGCCACCAGGAAAATTGCAGCTCACCTGAGCCAGACCAAGGTGATTGTCCAGAACGGAGACACCTGAGCCAGACCAAGGTGATTGTCCAGAACGGAGACAAATTCGAGACCAAGACCCTAAGCACCTTCCGGAACTACGAAGTTAACTTTGTAGTAGGGGAGGAGTTTGAGGAGACCACTAAGGGCCTGGACAACAGAGTGGTCAAGGTAGGACTGACGATAAAACCATTGAGTTTGAAAAGGTCAGATTCATACCTTGGAAAGGCTGTGTCAATGAATTATTTTAACACTTAGCCTTCCAGATTCAACTCTGTATCCTTGTATAAGgtatacgtgtgtatgtgtgtgtgtgtgtgtgtgtgtgtctcagacatTGGTGACCTGGGATGGAGACAAGCTGGTGTGTGtccagaagggagagaaggaaaaccGTGGTTGGAAGCACTGGATTGAGGGGGACCTACTGcaccaggtgagagagagagagagagagagagagagagagagagagagagagagagagagaggtgtaatgGGGTGGAAGAGTGAgagtaagcgagagagagagttaaagcaATCATGTGccaaaatacatttatattatGGAACTGGAAATCTGATGTTTATTACGTGTTAATCTAATGTTGAGTCTCTGTCTGTTTTAGGAAATCACCTGTCAAGATAAAGTCTGTCGCCAAGTATTCaagaaaaaacaataaaaactgATTTAGCACACATTCATCACCTGATACTAATGGATTCATTTGTTTGGGGCATAATGTGTTATCTATTTATGATGACATTGTATATATATGTCCAATAAATACATCATCCAACTGTCAAGTGTAGTGAGTTATGAGTTATTTCTGCATGTGTTCTTTCAAGCATGCATGATTTATTGGATATGTAGCCGTTTTATGAACACATCTTTTTCTCATTTAATTCTCCAACCAAGGTCTTTGATAAAGATAAAGCTGACTTAATAGTAGCCTAATTATTTTGGTTGAATacgaaaaaaaaattaaaagactTATTATTCCAGTTATCAGATAACTCCTTGGAGTTGCCAGTTTTATCTACAGCACAAGGACACATTTCAATGATAATCAATGAAGCTCTGAACATAAAACGATGAAGCAACATGGACTATGACAGCGCAAGAGCAGAAACTGCAAGATTTATAATTGCAATTTGCAGTTTAATGCTATATAAGAACTAACATTGTCGTCACGCATGTAGCCTATATGCATCTGCTGAGATATAGGATTTGCAATTGAACGTTAATAAAGAAAcgcgcttgtctgtctgtcaccgATTTAAACTTCATTACTTGCAAACTGCCTGTCTAGATTTGAAACTTTGTCAACCATAATTCTATTTGTCTATCTTTACAGGTCTCAGGTCCCTGGTTTTTGAGCTCTTTAGAACAATTGCAGAAATGGCCTAGTTAGAATGTTTTGATTAAAGCCTGAATGTTTCAAATATAATCCACACTTTCTTATTTGTTTCGTACGGTACAGGGGAGAGGAATTTTCATTTCAAAGACATCTGCAATTTACCAAACACCTTCACATTGACTTCGTTCCTCTGTAGCCCACGTCCATTCGGTTTCTGTAAACTGCCTATAGGCTGTCTGCTATAGTACAACATGTTCCAGCTCTCCACCGGATCTTGCGAAGAGCATAGACAGGAAACCCCATAGAATCCACGTAGCCAAAGATTATCCACTGAATCTCCCTGTTCAAGCCCGACGCATGTTGCTTGGAGGACGGGCACTTTATAAAACACCACCCGCCGAATTGGAAACATGGTAAGGCTTAATGAATTAAACTTTGGTAATAAAATACATGCTCTAATTTGCAGCATCATCTTTCCAAAACCGATCTAAAATGTCCTTATAAAGCGTTGTATCTTACGACAGTTTTATGCAACATAGTATAATATCGTCGCACTACAGTAGACCTTATATCGTTTATAAATTAACATACAATGTCACGCAACATGAAGAAATGTTTCAGCATTCCATAAAATGGAATCAGTAGAACGTTGTTAAGGCTACTGAAGCAAGCATCGTAACTGCTCTCTACTTTCAGCTAGGCCCGTGTGTTCAAAAAGTTGTCAAAACAAGCTTACATGACATTAGTAGCGAGCTATTATCTATTTTCACAACTTGAAAACGTAAATAATCGCTGAAATCAAGTGCAGTCGAGCAGCTCAAATCGGGAATGAGGGGGATACACAGACACGCCCCCACATCAACTTTCTCTTCACGCTTTGAGGTTGACATGAGCCAGTTTAGGAAtgacaacacaaacaaaaagaAACCTTTTGCAGACACCaacgtaatgtaatgtaaaaataGAATAGTCCTCACTAGGCTTTTACCAGCGAAGTCGGACAGCGCCCTGTCACAATAGTTTAAAGTTACTGCACTGTAACACATTCCCCTATTTTCATAACCAACTCATcaatctgtccatccatcctatCTACCTATTTCTgcaacccccctcaccccagcccctgcGTCTGGACATCAAGCGGAAGCTGACCTCTCGGTCAGACCGTGTGAAGAGTGTTGACCTGCACCCAACAGAACCATGGATGGTGGCCAGCCTCTAcaatggcagtgtgtgtgtgtggaaccacGAGACCCAGGTACAAACCCTTCACTCCTCCGGCCAAACATCCATTCATCTAACATCTATGCATTTCCCTAGCTAGCcttaaatatttattaaaacgaTTTCATCTACTGTCGAGGGAGCTTCCAACACAGCCCATAACCAAGAACTTCAACTGTGACTTGCTCTGATGGCTTGtgtgaatgttgtgtgtgttcagaccctGGTGAAGACCTTCGAGGTGTGTGACCTGCCCGTGAGAGTGGCCAAGTTCGTGGCTCGCAAACACTGGGTCATTGCTGGAGCTGTAAGTCttctaacacgcacacacacacgcatcacacagCTTTAGCGAACGCTTCCCAGGAACGACTAtgttccctcccttccctgtgttcatctgtctctcttctctctcttctctctctctctctctctctctctcttctctctctctctctctctctctctctctctctctctctctctctctctctctctctctctctctctctttcctgtcttctctctttctctctctctctctctcctccgtcctccGCAGGATGACATGCAGATCAGAGTGTTCAACTACAACACGCTGGAGAGAAGCCACATGTTCGAGGCCCACTCGGACTACATCCGTTGTATAGCAGTCCACCCTACACAGCCTTACATCCTCACCAGCAGTggtacggacacacacacagacacaggcaatCATGAGGATgacaacacacatttaa
The genomic region above belongs to Osmerus eperlanus chromosome 11, fOsmEpe2.1, whole genome shotgun sequence and contains:
- the LOC134029072 gene encoding retinol-binding protein 2-like codes for the protein MISNYIFNYCPLLIVCPADIDFATRKIAAHLSQTKVIVQNGDKFETKTLSTFRNYEVNFVVGEEFEETTKGLDNRVVKTLVTWDGDKLVCVQKGEKENRGWKHWIEGDLLHQEITCQDKVCRQVFKKKQ